The uncultured Paludibaculum sp. sequence AGTACTTCACATCGGCGACACCATTAAAGTCCACGTGAAGATCAAGGAAGGTGACAAAGAGCGGCTGCAGGTGTTCGAGGGTGTGCTGATCGCGCGCAAGAACAGCGGTCTGGGCGAGACTATCACCGTCCGTAAGATCAGCTTCGGCCAGGGCGTGGAGCGCATCTTCCCCATCCATGCGCCTGTCATCGACCACGTCGAAGTGATGC is a genomic window containing:
- the rplS gene encoding 50S ribosomal protein L19, producing MISPYVNKILNKNKRTDIPVLHIGDTIKVHVKIKEGDKERLQVFEGVLIARKNSGLGETITVRKISFGQGVERIFPIHAPVIDHVEVMRSGKVRRSKLYYLRALRGKAARLKERDQPKG